A stretch of the Bacillus licheniformis DSM 13 = ATCC 14580 genome encodes the following:
- a CDS encoding YebC/PmpR family DNA-binding transcriptional regulator, which translates to MAGHSKWKNIQRRKNAQDAKRGKIFMKLAKEIYVAAKEGGPDPESNASLRLVIDKAKNANMPNDNIDRAIKKASGSQDGKSYEEITYEGYGPSGVAVMVKCLTDNKNRTATSVRTAFSKNGGSLGETGCVSYMFDRKGYIAIEREDLEIDEEEFMLEVIDAGAEELETSEELFEIYTEPEQFEEVKKSLEERGYKLATSEITMVPQTYAEVDEALQEKVEKLIDVLEDDDDVQEVYTNVH; encoded by the coding sequence ATGGCTGGCCATTCTAAATGGAAAAATATTCAGAGACGAAAAAATGCCCAAGATGCTAAACGCGGCAAAATTTTCATGAAGCTTGCCAAAGAAATATATGTAGCCGCGAAAGAAGGGGGACCAGATCCCGAATCTAACGCAAGTCTGCGTCTCGTCATCGATAAAGCCAAAAATGCAAACATGCCAAATGACAACATCGACCGCGCCATCAAAAAAGCTTCCGGCAGCCAGGATGGAAAAAGCTATGAGGAAATTACGTATGAGGGCTACGGACCAAGCGGTGTGGCTGTCATGGTCAAATGTTTGACAGATAATAAAAACCGGACGGCGACAAGCGTCAGAACCGCTTTCAGCAAAAACGGCGGCAGCTTGGGAGAAACAGGATGCGTTTCTTATATGTTCGACCGGAAAGGATATATTGCAATCGAACGTGAAGATCTTGAGATAGATGAAGAAGAGTTTATGCTTGAGGTCATTGATGCCGGTGCTGAGGAGCTTGAAACGAGCGAAGAGCTGTTCGAGATTTATACAGAGCCCGAACAGTTTGAAGAAGTGAAGAAAAGCTTGGAGGAGCGCGGCTACAAGCTGGCAACATCCGAAATTACAATGGTTCCGCAAACCTATGCAGAAGTCGATGAAGCGCTTCAGGAAAAAGTCGAAAAGCTCATTGACGTGCTTGAAGATGATGACGATGTGCAGGAAGTGTATACGAACGTTCATTAA
- a CDS encoding YhcN/YlaJ family sporulation lipoprotein, protein MDSKLKVFSGILLLTAGLSACGTNDAIDNGNNTRPIGYYSNDADRNAGLDNDGPVTEMLENMNGRNGATNVNNRAGNGNPVPTGDGTYSRGDMNYHNHLVNTADTGYDRPENRKISRNITGRVNKLNYVDESQAVVTNETVIIAVRSDKRLTNNERTQIRKAAKTFAGDRTVQVVEDDGAFTRLREMNDDPQNIRDRGDTTNNNLNRLRNQ, encoded by the coding sequence TTGGACAGCAAGCTGAAAGTGTTTTCGGGGATTTTGCTTTTGACAGCAGGTCTATCTGCATGCGGAACGAACGACGCTATAGATAATGGAAACAATACGCGCCCGATCGGATATTATTCAAATGATGCAGATCGTAATGCAGGTCTTGATAATGACGGTCCTGTTACAGAAATGCTTGAAAACATGAACGGGAGAAACGGTGCAACAAACGTAAACAATCGAGCGGGCAACGGCAATCCCGTTCCAACAGGCGATGGAACTTACAGCCGGGGAGACATGAATTATCACAACCATTTGGTGAATACGGCGGATACAGGCTATGACAGACCGGAAAACCGTAAAATCTCAAGGAATATCACTGGGCGCGTCAACAAATTGAATTATGTTGACGAAAGCCAGGCAGTCGTAACGAATGAAACGGTCATCATCGCCGTACGGTCTGATAAAAGGCTGACAAATAACGAGAGAACTCAAATTAGAAAAGCAGCCAAAACATTTGCCGGAGACCGGACCGTTCAAGTTGTCGAGGACGACGGCGCATTTACAAGGCTGCGCGAAATGAACGATGATCCTCAGAACATTAGGGATCGCGGAGACACGACGAATAACAATTTGAACCGCTTGCGGAACCAATAA
- the safA gene encoding SafA/ExsA family spore coat assembly protein, which translates to MKIHIVQKGDSLEKIAERYEVDFEELKKLNSQLSNPDLIMPGMKIKVPSGGVPVKKEEQLNMRKELPKKQQEHPFAKEKPKSKLDVEDIKPKEKPSVPYVPPVPNIGQSSLPEGDISNLYQSVNQLHQPYVPPKPYEHQEKGPNMYNPWTNEEENHMENVNYPNVPQPPNVGAAGDENKQFHGMPNVAAAGYHHHPYPYPFYPGGCWIPVSPVLPGSGLCHPWYPYPAQMPYMHQPSYVSPAEYDDDDNMGHDNAGHHGYHHQPMTAPAYAPYQPFPGFAPPNVGHAGDPNMAHGKEDDCGCGPGQFPGGFPGAAPYGQMPQMGAPYGMGGYGQQPAGGQMFNRPEDDED; encoded by the coding sequence TTGAAAATTCATATTGTCCAAAAGGGCGATTCTCTGGAAAAAATCGCGGAAAGATATGAAGTGGACTTTGAAGAACTGAAAAAGCTGAATTCGCAGCTGAGCAATCCAGACTTGATCATGCCGGGCATGAAAATCAAAGTACCGTCAGGGGGAGTGCCGGTCAAAAAAGAAGAACAGCTCAATATGCGAAAGGAATTACCGAAAAAACAGCAGGAACATCCATTTGCAAAAGAAAAGCCGAAAAGCAAGCTTGATGTTGAAGATATAAAACCGAAAGAAAAGCCTTCGGTTCCTTATGTTCCGCCTGTCCCGAACATCGGACAATCAAGTTTGCCTGAAGGCGACATTTCGAATTTGTATCAAAGCGTCAATCAGCTTCATCAGCCGTACGTACCTCCAAAACCTTATGAACATCAAGAGAAAGGCCCCAACATGTATAATCCATGGACAAATGAGGAGGAAAACCATATGGAAAATGTCAATTATCCGAATGTTCCGCAGCCGCCAAATGTCGGTGCAGCAGGTGATGAAAATAAGCAGTTTCACGGCATGCCGAATGTAGCTGCAGCGGGATATCATCACCATCCATATCCTTATCCGTTCTATCCTGGAGGCTGCTGGATTCCTGTTTCACCGGTGCTGCCTGGATCGGGATTGTGCCATCCTTGGTATCCATATCCTGCTCAAATGCCTTATATGCATCAGCCTAGCTATGTATCTCCTGCTGAATATGACGATGATGACAACATGGGGCATGACAATGCCGGTCATCACGGATACCATCATCAGCCGATGACTGCCCCGGCATATGCGCCTTACCAGCCGTTCCCGGGATTTGCACCGCCAAACGTCGGTCACGCCGGGGACCCTAATATGGCACACGGCAAAGAAGATGACTGCGGGTGCGGGCCGGGCCAATTCCCGGGAGGTTTTCCAGGTGCGGCGCCATATGGACAGATGCCGCAAATGGGAGCTCCGTACGGTATGGGGGGATACGGACAGCAGCCTGCAGGGGGACAGATGTTTAACAGACCGGAAGATGATGAAGACTGA
- the nadA gene encoding quinolinate synthase NadA, with amino-acid sequence MSILKVIHDRNAGMMPEVYKELTEEEMAGRILKIKKKFGARLFIPGHHYQKDEVIQFADATGDSLQLAQVAQKNKKAEYIVFCGVHFMAETADMLTSDEQIVVLPDMRAGCSMADMANMRQTNRAWEELTKLFGDTVIPLTYVNSTAEIKAFVGRNGGASVTSSNAARMLTWALSQKERILFLPDQHLGRNTAFDLGIPLSRMAVWDPIAEKLEYNGDMKDIIIILWKGHCSVHEKFTVANIKSVKERDPDINVIVHPECTHEVVALSDFSGSTKKIIDSINEAKPGSKWAIGTEMNLVSRIIQEHPDKQIESLNPDMCPCLTMNRIDMPHLLWSLEQIDKGEPTGVIKVDQDIAKDAILALNRMLTIR; translated from the coding sequence ATGTCTATTTTAAAAGTGATTCATGACAGGAACGCCGGCATGATGCCGGAGGTGTATAAAGAATTGACTGAGGAAGAAATGGCCGGAAGGATTTTGAAAATCAAAAAGAAATTCGGAGCAAGGCTGTTTATCCCGGGGCATCACTACCAAAAAGACGAAGTGATTCAATTTGCGGACGCGACGGGCGATTCGCTCCAGCTGGCACAGGTCGCCCAAAAAAATAAAAAAGCGGAATATATCGTGTTCTGCGGCGTACATTTTATGGCGGAAACAGCCGATATGCTCACTTCGGACGAACAGATTGTCGTTTTGCCGGACATGCGCGCAGGCTGTTCGATGGCCGATATGGCCAATATGCGGCAGACAAATCGCGCCTGGGAAGAGCTGACGAAGCTGTTTGGCGATACGGTCATTCCGCTCACATATGTCAATTCGACAGCTGAAATTAAGGCTTTTGTGGGAAGAAACGGAGGAGCGTCCGTGACATCCTCAAATGCGGCGCGCATGTTGACATGGGCGCTATCGCAAAAGGAGAGGATTTTATTTCTTCCGGATCAGCACTTGGGACGCAACACGGCATTTGACCTCGGCATTCCTCTAAGCAGGATGGCGGTATGGGATCCAATTGCAGAAAAACTTGAGTATAACGGCGATATGAAAGACATAATAATCATTTTGTGGAAGGGGCATTGTTCAGTTCACGAAAAATTTACCGTGGCGAATATCAAAAGTGTTAAAGAGCGGGATCCGGACATCAATGTTATCGTTCATCCGGAATGCACCCACGAAGTCGTTGCGCTCAGCGATTTCAGCGGATCTACAAAAAAAATCATCGACTCCATTAATGAAGCAAAACCGGGGAGCAAATGGGCGATTGGAACAGAGATGAACCTTGTTTCACGCATCATTCAAGAACATCCTGATAAACAAATCGAATCCCTTAACCCTGATATGTGTCCTTGTTTGACAATGAACAGAATCGACATGCCGCATTTGCTGTGGTCGCTGGAGCAGATCGACAAAGGTGAACCGACAGGCGTGATCAAAGTGGATCAAGATATTGCAAAAGATGCCATTCTTGCGCTGAATCGGATGTTAACGATCCGTTAA
- the nadC gene encoding carboxylating nicotinate-nucleotide diphosphorylase, whose amino-acid sequence MQRFILRNMLKEFFKEDIGRGDLTSEAVFDDNHQCEAVITAKDDGLFAGELVILEGFRLLDETIAVHMLKTDGEAVRKGETIARLKGRAASLMTGERVVLNLIQRMSGIATLTKQSIIRLNDPNIAICDTRKTTPGLRILEKYAVKTGGGSNHRFGLDGGIMIKDNHIAACGSISKAVEKARSACGHMVKIEVEIESEQELHEAIEAGADIIMFDNCPPETVKAFAEMTPAGIITEASGGISFENLPAYRGTGVHCISLGYLTHSAKSLDISMNVDLKK is encoded by the coding sequence ATGCAGCGGTTCATACTTAGGAACATGCTTAAGGAATTTTTCAAGGAAGATATCGGCCGGGGGGATCTCACTTCAGAAGCCGTTTTTGATGACAATCATCAATGCGAAGCTGTCATCACAGCGAAGGATGACGGCTTGTTTGCAGGAGAATTAGTGATTCTGGAAGGCTTTCGGCTGCTTGATGAAACGATCGCCGTCCACATGCTGAAAACAGATGGCGAAGCGGTTCGTAAAGGGGAAACGATCGCGCGACTCAAAGGCCGTGCAGCTTCCCTCATGACCGGTGAACGGGTTGTGCTGAATCTCATTCAAAGAATGTCCGGGATCGCCACATTAACAAAGCAGTCCATTATCAGGCTGAATGATCCGAATATCGCGATTTGCGATACGAGAAAGACGACCCCGGGCCTGCGCATCCTTGAAAAATACGCGGTCAAAACCGGCGGGGGCAGCAATCACCGCTTTGGATTGGACGGCGGCATCATGATTAAAGACAACCATATTGCCGCCTGCGGCTCGATTTCAAAAGCGGTTGAAAAAGCGCGGTCAGCGTGCGGCCATATGGTCAAGATCGAAGTGGAGATCGAATCTGAACAAGAGCTTCATGAAGCGATTGAGGCCGGCGCCGATATCATTATGTTCGACAATTGCCCGCCCGAGACGGTGAAAGCATTTGCTGAAATGACACCCGCCGGCATTATAACGGAGGCTTCAGGCGGAATTTCATTTGAAAATCTCCCCGCTTACAGGGGAACAGGGGTGCACTGTATTTCATTGGGCTACTTGACTCATTCGGCGAAAAGCCTTGATATCAGCATGAATGTTGATCTGAAAAAATAA